ATTATATCATCAAATTCCGAGTTTACTTTATAAACGCTCTTTAACGGCAGTGAGTTCCTGAGGATGACGTCAATGTCTTCAAAATTATCACCTCCCGCCCTCGAAAACGTAAGTTTGCTTTTATCCAGATAGTTATCTGCAAATTTCTTATTCAGCTTACTTATAATCTCTGGGCCGGCAGAACTCTCCGGAGCCAGCGTAAGATAGGCCAGTAAAGCCATGGTGCCTTCTACAGCACGCCCGTCTTCCAGCGCTATAAGGCCTAAAAGGTAATGTGACCCCAGATGGTTTGGGTTAATGGTAATGGCTTTTTCAAGCAGGTCGACACTTTTTTGCCGCTCTTCTTTCCGTACATAAAGCAATGCCATGTTGTACAGCAGGGAGCTTGAATTTGGGAATAATTTCTGGGCTTCCAAAAACATCTTCTCAGACTTCTCATATTCTTTGCGGTCACTTAAAAAGTTACCATAAGACATATAAAAATCAGGCACTTCGGCCATATATCCTTTTGCAAAAGCATTTTCGTAAAACGCATTAGCGGCCTCTTTATCTTCGCTTGCAGCAAGAGCTATGGCTTTTTCATATTGTGCGGTGTAATAATTCGGATCATTTGTAACGAGCTTATCAAATTGCTTAACTGCCTCAGCATACTTTTGTTCGTCATACAACCTGATGCCTTCAGCAAGAAATGCGCTACCATCATAAACAGCTGAATAGTCTACCTGGGCGTAGGCTGTGCTGCAAAGCCCAAGAACAAGGGCTGCCATTATGTTTTTCATGGGGGAATAATATTTTTCCAAATATAATTTTTTTAACAAACACACAGCGCCCTTCTTAAAGTTTTCTAAAAATTTTTTAAAGCATGACACCAAAAACATTTACAGAACTAAACTAATAAGTTATAATTTAATGAATATAAAACACATACGATACCAACGTGGTTTAAAAAAAATACTATTTTTGGAATAACTTCAATCTTTTACTATGGCCGATAAATCCCAACTAAGAAGTTCTATTTTCAGGCATCTTGATGGCCTTGCTGTGGCACCGGTAGCAATTGCCCTCAGGAAAAAAGGAGTTTTAGAATTCATACTTGACAAAAAGCAGGCACAATTAGCAGACCTTACAGCTGTTTTTAAAGCTAATGAAGGCTACCTGAATGTAGGCCTGAGGATACTGGCTTCACAGGGATTTTTAGGTTACGAAGTGAATAACGCCACACAGGAGATCACGGTTTCAGTAAATGAAAAGACACCGATAGCCTTTCCGCTGTTCTATCTTTATGAAGATGTCGTGGACCTGCTTCAATTCTCAACACAGTTCCATCCAAGGCTTTTTGAGGATGCGCCGTTCGAAAAGCTAAACCTCATCTTTGAGAAATATAAGAAGAATTACGGGATAGAATTTTCCGAAGACAACTTTGTTAAGGATATACAGAACCAGATATTAAAACATATTGAGGGCTACCTCATCGGGCCCACAATTGTACGCCTGGCAATGAACGGAATGTTCCATAAATATTTTATGGAGACCTCTTTCAGGCCCGAAGAATTCCATAAGTCTCCTGAGAACTTTAAAAAGATACTCGACTTCTTTGTACACCTCGGGTGGTTTCTTGAGAAAAACGGCAACTACCAATTTACAGAAACCGGCCTGTTCTATGCCAAAAGAGCCAGCGCTTATGGCGTTACCGTTTCATATCTGCCGACATTTGCCCGGATCGAGGAACTGATTTTTGGTGACCCGTCTGTTTTACGGTTGGTGGCTGACGGGGAGAATGAGATCCACGTTGACCGCGAAATGAATGTTTGGGGAAGCGGGGGCGCGCACGATACTTACTTTAAAGTGGTAGATGAGATCATTGTCAGGCTCTTTAACCTGCCGATCGAAGAACAGCCTAAAGGCATCCTGGATATGGGCTGTGGCAACGGCGCTTTCCTGCAGCATATTTTTGAAGTGATCGACAGGCAGACTTTACGTGGTAAAATGCTGGATGATTATCCGCTGTTCCTTGTTGGAGCAGATTATAACCAGGCAGCCCTGAAAGTCACAAGGGCTAACCTCATAAAGGCTGATATCTGGGCCAAGGTTATCTGGGGCGATATAGGCCGCCCGGATTTGCTTTCGGACGACTTGCGGGAAAATTATAATATCGACCTGAAAGACCTGCTTAACGTGCGCACTTTCCTTGACCACAAC
Above is a genomic segment from Flavobacterium album containing:
- a CDS encoding class I SAM-dependent methyltransferase, translated to MADKSQLRSSIFRHLDGLAVAPVAIALRKKGVLEFILDKKQAQLADLTAVFKANEGYLNVGLRILASQGFLGYEVNNATQEITVSVNEKTPIAFPLFYLYEDVVDLLQFSTQFHPRLFEDAPFEKLNLIFEKYKKNYGIEFSEDNFVKDIQNQILKHIEGYLIGPTIVRLAMNGMFHKYFMETSFRPEEFHKSPENFKKILDFFVHLGWFLEKNGNYQFTETGLFYAKRASAYGVTVSYLPTFARIEELIFGDPSVLRLVADGENEIHVDREMNVWGSGGAHDTYFKVVDEIIVRLFNLPIEEQPKGILDMGCGNGAFLQHIFEVIDRQTLRGKMLDDYPLFLVGADYNQAALKVTRANLIKADIWAKVIWGDIGRPDLLSDDLRENYNIDLKDLLNVRTFLDHNRIWEDPKHIKEGRVSKSTGAFAYRGRRISNNMVEDNLLEHLQKWSPYVRKFGLLLIELHTINPKLTADNIGKTPATAYDATHGFSDQYIVEIDVFNSVAAEAGLFPDPAIFRRFPDADIATVSINLLKGN